One window from the genome of Streptococcus halotolerans encodes:
- a CDS encoding ABC transporter ATP-binding protein — protein sequence MALIWSYLKKYPKWLFLDILGAFLFVVVNLGLPTILAKMIDEGINMRDVDQLYFWGWMMLIVVILGIVGRIVLAYAAGKLTTTMIQDMRNDMYDKLQDYSHSEYDRIGISSLVTRMTSDAFVLMQFAEQSLRLGMVTPMMMIFSVVMIFLTSPSLAWIVAVSIPFLAWVVAYVAIKTKPLSEKQQKTLDKINQYVRENLTGLRVIRAFARESFQEERFDGKNEEYSETSQSLFILTGLTEPLFVQIIIAMIVAIVWFALDPLRQGTLQIGDLVAFIEYSFHALFSFLLFANLFTMYPRMAVSSRRIQEVMDMSISISKNEDGITETETRGYLEFDNVTFAYPGETESPVLHDISFKTKPGETIAFIGSTGSGKSSLVNLIPRFYDVTFGRILVDGVDVRDYNLKALRQKVGFIPQKALLFTGTIGENLKYGKADATHPELDEASDVAQAREFIESREKRYETHLAEGGSNLSGGQKQRLSIARAIVKKPDIYIFDDSFSALDYKTDATLRRRLKEVTEDATVLIVAQRVGTIMDADQIIVLDEGEIVGRGTHDELMVSNDIYREIANSQLNSQNLEEGEA from the coding sequence ATGGCATTAATTTGGTCTTATTTGAAAAAATACCCTAAGTGGTTATTTTTAGATATTTTAGGAGCCTTTCTCTTTGTTGTGGTCAATTTGGGCTTACCGACTATTTTGGCTAAAATGATTGACGAAGGCATTAATATGCGTGATGTTGACCAGCTTTACTTTTGGGGCTGGATGATGTTAATTGTGGTAATCTTAGGGATTGTTGGCCGGATTGTTTTGGCTTACGCTGCTGGGAAACTAACCACAACGATGATTCAAGACATGCGTAATGATATGTATGATAAACTTCAGGATTATTCTCATAGTGAGTACGATAGAATTGGGATTTCATCCTTGGTAACACGTATGACGAGTGATGCGTTTGTGCTGATGCAATTTGCAGAACAAAGCTTGCGTCTTGGTATGGTAACGCCAATGATGATGATTTTCTCAGTCGTTATGATTTTCCTGACTAGCCCATCTTTGGCATGGATTGTTGCAGTATCCATTCCGTTTTTGGCTTGGGTTGTTGCCTATGTGGCTATCAAAACGAAACCCTTATCTGAAAAACAACAAAAAACACTTGATAAAATTAACCAGTACGTCCGTGAAAATCTTACTGGGCTTAGAGTGATTAGAGCCTTTGCTCGAGAATCCTTTCAAGAGGAACGTTTTGATGGGAAAAATGAAGAATACTCAGAAACCTCTCAGTCTCTCTTTATTTTGACAGGTTTGACTGAGCCATTATTTGTGCAAATTATCATTGCGATGATTGTTGCTATTGTTTGGTTTGCGTTAGATCCTTTAAGACAAGGAACTTTACAAATTGGTGACTTAGTTGCCTTTATCGAATACAGTTTCCACGCGCTCTTTTCATTTCTACTGTTTGCCAATCTGTTTACCATGTATCCTCGTATGGCGGTATCCAGTAGACGGATTCAAGAAGTCATGGATATGTCGATCTCTATCTCTAAAAATGAAGATGGCATAACAGAGACGGAAACGAGAGGCTATTTAGAATTTGACAATGTCACTTTTGCTTATCCTGGTGAGACAGAATCACCAGTGCTTCATGATATTTCCTTTAAAACCAAACCAGGTGAGACAATTGCCTTTATCGGTTCGACTGGTTCAGGGAAATCTTCTCTGGTTAACTTGATTCCTCGTTTTTATGACGTGACGTTTGGTCGTATCTTAGTGGATGGCGTTGATGTTAGGGATTATAATCTTAAAGCACTTCGTCAGAAAGTTGGGTTTATTCCACAAAAAGCGCTCCTCTTTACAGGAACTATCGGAGAAAACTTAAAATATGGTAAGGCAGATGCGACTCATCCAGAATTAGATGAAGCGAGCGATGTGGCGCAAGCCCGAGAATTTATTGAGAGTCGTGAGAAGCGTTATGAAACCCATCTAGCTGAAGGTGGTTCCAACCTGTCAGGGGGACAGAAACAACGCTTGTCCATTGCTCGTGCCATTGTTAAAAAGCCTGATATTTACATTTTTGATGATTCCTTTTCAGCGCTGGACTACAAAACGGATGCTACTCTTCGCCGTCGTTTGAAAGAAGTGACTGAAGACGCAACTGTTTTGATTGTGGCACAACGTGTTGGTACAATCATGGATGCTGATCAGATTATCGTCCTTGATGAAGGTGAGATTGTTGGCCGCGGCACACACGATGAGTTGATGGTATCCAATGACATCTACCGAGAAATTGCCAATTCGCAGCTTAATAGTCAAAACTTAGAGGAAGGAGAAGCTTAA
- a CDS encoding MATE family efflux transporter, with product MHQTETLKEKISLFLKLFFPILIYQFANFSATFIDTMMTGKYRTVDLAGVSMAGSLWNPFFTLLTGIVSALVPIIGQHLGQRNLHKVKDDFHQFIYIALMLSAVLWLIVHVGAIPALTHFNLEPSVVRVGQGYLSWISMGILPLLLFSVCRSFFDSLGLTKLSMYLMLLLLPFNSFFNYILIYGKLGLPKMGGAGAGLGTALAYWLLLLVVIAVMVVHPTIKSFQVWQWTAPNKKLLKQGFLLGLPIGLQIFAEVAIFATVSLFMAKFSTEIISAHQSAMNFTTLLYAFPLSISITMPIAISFEIGAGNYKSARDFAKIGRLTAIVFAIVTLTFLYFFREQVAYLYGSGDSFIRLTTEFLVYAFFFQLADAFAAPIQGILRGYKDTTYPFVIGVSAYWAVALPVGWSLDLMTTLGPKAYWIGLIAGLFSCGILLRLRLAIIEKRYKAGNPLERVV from the coding sequence ATGCATCAAACAGAGACTCTAAAGGAGAAAATCAGCTTATTTCTCAAGCTTTTTTTCCCTATTTTAATTTATCAATTTGCCAATTTTTCAGCAACCTTCATTGATACTATGATGACGGGTAAGTATCGTACCGTTGACTTGGCAGGTGTTTCTATGGCTGGGAGCCTCTGGAATCCTTTCTTTACCTTGTTAACGGGTATTGTGTCAGCCTTGGTTCCCATTATCGGACAACACTTGGGACAGCGAAATCTTCACAAAGTCAAAGATGATTTCCACCAATTTATCTATATTGCTTTGATGTTGTCAGCAGTCCTTTGGCTTATTGTTCATGTTGGAGCCATTCCAGCTCTAACGCATTTTAATCTGGAACCATCTGTTGTAAGGGTTGGACAAGGTTATCTGTCCTGGATTTCAATGGGGATATTGCCCTTACTTTTATTTAGTGTCTGCCGTTCTTTCTTTGACTCTTTGGGCTTGACCAAGTTGTCCATGTATCTTATGTTGCTCTTGCTACCCTTTAATTCATTTTTCAACTATATCTTGATTTATGGAAAACTAGGTCTTCCTAAGATGGGGGGAGCAGGGGCCGGGCTTGGAACAGCCTTGGCATATTGGTTGCTCTTGCTAGTAGTAATAGCTGTCATGGTTGTTCATCCGACTATCAAATCTTTTCAAGTTTGGCAGTGGACGGCACCAAATAAAAAATTATTGAAACAAGGTTTCTTGCTGGGCCTACCAATTGGTTTACAAATTTTTGCGGAAGTGGCTATTTTTGCGACTGTCAGCTTGTTCATGGCTAAATTCTCGACAGAGATTATTTCAGCCCACCAGTCAGCCATGAATTTTACGACCCTCCTTTATGCCTTTCCGCTTAGCATTTCAATCACCATGCCGATTGCTATTTCCTTTGAAATTGGAGCAGGGAATTACAAGTCGGCTCGTGATTTTGCTAAAATTGGACGCTTGACAGCTATTGTTTTTGCGATTGTGACATTGACGTTCTTGTATTTCTTTAGAGAGCAAGTGGCCTACCTCTATGGTTCGGGGGATAGCTTTATCAGGTTGACAACTGAGTTCTTGGTTTACGCCTTTTTCTTCCAGTTGGCTGATGCTTTTGCGGCACCTATTCAAGGAATTTTACGTGGTTACAAGGACACTACCTACCCATTTGTTATTGGTGTTTCAGCTTACTGGGCCGTCGCTCTTCCGGTAGGTTGGTCACTTGATTTGATGACAACTTTAGGTCCCAAGGCCTACTGGATTGGGCTGATTGCTGGCCTCTTTTCTTGTGGTATTCTCTTGCGTTTGCGCTTGGCAATCATTGAGAAGCGTTATAAAGCTGGCAATCCTTTGGAGAGAGTGGTGTAA
- a CDS encoding ISL3 family transposase, translating into MEQLDYIKDSLDIKDPNITFEKTFDKFFTHREYHAKLDYDPPQCSVCQGKMTKYDFQKPCKIPYLEMAGCKVLIRLKKRRFKCQACGKMAVAKTSLVRENHQIPNIINHKITDKLMSREAMTKISEDLSVSVSTVYRQLNRFECKTDLTWLPENMSWDEYAFKKGKMSFIAQDFDANKIIAILDGRTQAVIRNHFLRYSHKVRSRVKVITMDMFSPYYDIAKTLFPKAKIVLDRFHIIQHLSRAMNRLRIQIMNQFERQSHEYKALKRYWKLIQQDSRNLNDKRFYRPTFRMHLTNQEIVQRLLSYSDELRHHYELFQCLLFHFQEKQEKHFFELISDTIKQVHPIFKTVLSTFLKDKEKIINALKLPYSNAKLEATNNLIKVIKRNAFGFRNFENFKKRIYLALNTTKEKTKLVLSRC; encoded by the coding sequence ATGGAACAACTAGATTATATCAAAGATTCGCTCGACATTAAAGACCCTAACATCACTTTTGAAAAGACATTTGACAAGTTCTTCACTCACAGAGAGTATCATGCCAAGTTAGATTATGATCCCCCTCAATGCTCTGTTTGTCAAGGAAAAATGACAAAGTACGATTTCCAAAAGCCTTGCAAAATTCCCTATCTGGAAATGGCGGGTTGTAAAGTACTGATTCGTCTCAAAAAGCGTCGCTTCAAATGTCAAGCGTGTGGGAAAATGGCTGTTGCTAAGACCTCTCTGGTCAGAGAAAATCACCAGATTCCCAACATCATTAACCACAAAATCACCGACAAACTCATGAGTCGTGAGGCAATGACAAAAATCTCTGAAGACCTGTCTGTCTCTGTGTCAACCGTCTATCGGCAGCTCAACCGCTTTGAGTGCAAGACCGATTTAACCTGGTTACCCGAGAACATGTCCTGGGATGAGTATGCTTTTAAGAAGGGAAAGATGAGCTTTATTGCCCAAGATTTCGATGCTAACAAGATTATCGCTATCCTTGATGGTCGGACGCAAGCTGTCATCAGAAATCATTTTTTGCGGTATTCTCACAAGGTGCGCAGTCGTGTTAAAGTCATCACCATGGATATGTTTAGTCCCTACTATGACATCGCTAAGACACTGTTTCCTAAGGCGAAGATTGTTCTCGATAGGTTCCACATTATTCAACATTTATCTCGCGCTATGAACCGTCTCCGTATCCAAATCATGAACCAATTTGAGCGTCAATCTCACGAATATAAGGCCTTGAAACGTTACTGGAAACTCATCCAACAAGATAGTCGTAACCTAAACGATAAACGGTTTTATCGTCCAACTTTTCGCATGCACTTGACCAATCAAGAGATTGTGCAACGTCTTTTGAGCTACTCTGATGAGCTACGTCACCACTATGAACTCTTCCAATGCCTTCTCTTTCATTTCCAAGAAAAGCAGGAGAAACACTTCTTTGAACTCATTTCTGATACCATCAAACAAGTCCATCCCATCTTCAAGACCGTCTTATCAACCTTTCTAAAAGACAAGGAAAAGATTATCAACGCCCTGAAACTACCTTATTCCAATGCCAAACTAGAGGCGACCAACAACCTTATTAAAGTCATTAAGCGAAATGCTTTTGGCTTTAGGAACTTCGAAAACTTCAAAAAACGGATTTATCTTGCTTTGAATACAACAAAAGAGAAGACCAAACTGGTCCTCTCTCGGTGTTAA
- a CDS encoding ABC transporter ATP-binding protein, whose product MTNQSHVFKRLWSYLRKYQGAVYIAIFLKVISAVMNVLEPFVLGLIITELTSNLLDIAKGVEGASINVSYIAFVLALYAVRALFYEIGAYGSNYFMTKAVQKSIKDLRNDLSQKVNTIPVSYFDKHQFGDMLGRFTNDVETVSNALQQSFLQIINAFLSIILVVGMVLYLNWKLAMIVIIMIPLTYVSAQAIVKKSQPYFKKQADALGAMNGFVQEKLTGFNVLKLYGREEASAEEFRQITQNLQEVGFKASFLSGMMMPVLHAISDSIYLILAVFGGLQVISGKLTVGNLQAFVQYTWQISQPIQTISQLAGLLQSAKSSLDRIFAVLDEADEANKVTEVLEADLTGQVSFNHVDFQYVEGKPLIRDFNLEVKPGEMIAIVGPTGAGKTTMINLLMRFYDVTSGSITVDGHDIRHLSRQDFRQQFGMVLQDAWLYEGTIQENLRFGNLNATEEEIVEAAKAANVDHFIRTLPGGYKTDMNQESSNISQGQKQLLTIARALLADPKILILDEATSSVDTRLELLIQKAMRRLMQGRTSFVIAHRLSTIQEADKILVLKDGQIIEQGNHDSLLADKGFYHDLYMSQFASQN is encoded by the coding sequence ATGACAAATCAATCCCATGTTTTTAAACGCCTTTGGTCTTATTTAAGAAAATACCAAGGAGCGGTCTATATTGCTATCTTCTTAAAAGTGATTAGCGCTGTTATGAATGTGCTCGAGCCGTTTGTCTTGGGGCTTATTATTACAGAACTTACTAGCAACCTTTTGGACATCGCCAAGGGAGTTGAGGGAGCGAGTATCAATGTTAGCTACATTGCCTTTGTTTTAGCGCTTTATGCTGTTCGTGCCCTCTTTTATGAAATTGGCGCCTACGGTTCTAATTACTTTATGACGAAAGCTGTTCAAAAGAGTATTAAAGATTTGCGGAATGATCTCAGCCAAAAAGTCAATACCATTCCCGTATCTTACTTTGATAAACATCAATTTGGAGATATGCTTGGCCGTTTTACCAATGATGTTGAAACTGTTTCAAATGCTTTACAACAAAGCTTTTTACAGATTATCAATGCTTTTTTAAGCATTATCTTGGTTGTTGGGATGGTTCTTTATCTCAATTGGAAATTAGCCATGATTGTGATTATTATGATTCCCCTGACCTATGTGTCAGCACAAGCGATTGTTAAAAAATCACAGCCCTATTTTAAAAAGCAAGCAGATGCTCTAGGTGCGATGAATGGTTTTGTCCAAGAAAAATTAACAGGCTTTAATGTGCTGAAACTTTATGGTCGAGAAGAAGCGTCAGCTGAGGAATTTCGTCAAATCACTCAAAATCTTCAAGAGGTTGGGTTTAAGGCTAGCTTCCTTTCAGGAATGATGATGCCTGTTCTTCATGCCATTTCAGACAGTATTTATTTGATTTTAGCTGTTTTTGGTGGGCTTCAAGTCATCTCTGGTAAATTAACGGTTGGTAATCTTCAAGCCTTTGTTCAATATACTTGGCAAATTTCGCAACCCATCCAAACGATTTCGCAGTTAGCAGGTTTACTTCAAAGTGCTAAATCATCGCTGGATCGTATTTTTGCAGTGCTGGATGAAGCAGATGAAGCTAACAAAGTGACTGAAGTGCTTGAAGCAGATTTAACTGGTCAAGTTAGTTTTAACCATGTTGATTTCCAATATGTTGAAGGAAAACCATTGATTCGTGATTTCAACTTGGAAGTCAAACCAGGTGAGATGATTGCCATCGTTGGTCCAACCGGAGCTGGTAAGACCACGATGATCAATCTGTTAATGCGCTTTTACGATGTGACGTCAGGCTCTATTACGGTGGATGGTCACGATATTCGTCACCTGTCTCGTCAAGATTTTCGTCAGCAGTTTGGCATGGTATTACAAGATGCTTGGCTCTATGAAGGTACCATTCAAGAAAACCTTCGCTTTGGAAATCTAAACGCTACAGAGGAAGAGATTGTTGAAGCAGCCAAAGCTGCCAATGTGGATCACTTTATTCGTACCTTGCCTGGTGGTTACAAAACGGATATGAACCAGGAGTCAAGTAATATTTCTCAAGGTCAGAAGCAGCTTTTGACCATCGCGCGTGCTCTTTTGGCAGATCCTAAAATTTTGATTTTAGATGAAGCCACGTCATCCGTTGATACCCGCTTAGAACTCTTAATTCAAAAAGCCATGCGGCGTTTGATGCAGGGACGGACTAGCTTTGTGATTGCTCATCGTCTCTCTACTATTCAAGAAGCTGATAAAATTCTTGTTCTTAAAGATGGTCAAATCATCGAACAAGGTAATCATGATAGTCTCCTAGCTGACAAAGGATTTTATCATGACCTTTACATGAGTCAGTTTGCCTCGCAAAACTAA
- a CDS encoding ABC-F family ATP-binding cassette domain-containing protein, which yields MTDFIVEQLTKSVGDKTVFKDISFIIHDLDRIGIIGVNGTGKTTLLDVISEKLGFDGDVSPFIKANGYKISYLTQEPEFDDSKTVLDTVLSSDLREMRLIRDYETIMANYSEDRQAELEKVMVEMDSLDAWTIESEVKTVLSKLGIGDLTQKVADLSGGLRRRVQLAQVLLGNADLLLLDEPTNHLDIDTIAWLTNFLTNTKKTVLFITHDRYFLDNVATRIFELADSNLTEYQGNYQDYVRLRAEQDERDVAAMHKKKQLYKQELAWMRTQPQARATKQQARINRFQELKKDVHQDISSEDLEINFETSRIGKKVINFEHVDFSYGATKPILSDFNLIIQNKDRIGIVGDNGVGKSTLLNLMTGDLTPTAGKLVIGETIRIGYFSQQIKDMDESKRVISYLQEVADEVKTTVGTTSVSELLEQFLFPRSTHGTQIAKLSGGEKKRLYLLKILIEKPNVLLLDEPTNDLDIATLTVLENFLSGFAGPVITVSHDRYFLDKVANKILAFENGDIRAFYGNYTDYLDEKAFETNSSAMLAKSQAPKTEKTRQEKKRMSYFEKQEWASIEDDIAQLEEAIEAIEAAMLENASNYGELATLQRVLDDKNEALLEKYERYEYLSELDD from the coding sequence ATGACTGATTTTATTGTTGAACAATTAACCAAATCTGTGGGAGATAAGACTGTTTTTAAGGATATTTCCTTTATTATTCATGATTTGGACCGTATTGGGATTATTGGGGTTAATGGTACGGGGAAAACAACCCTTTTAGACGTTATCTCTGAAAAGCTAGGTTTTGATGGCGATGTGTCACCATTTATCAAAGCAAATGGTTATAAGATATCCTACTTAACACAAGAGCCTGAATTCGATGATAGTAAAACGGTTTTGGATACGGTCTTGTCATCTGATTTGCGCGAGATGCGCTTGATTCGTGATTATGAGACAATCATGGCTAATTATTCAGAAGATAGGCAGGCTGAACTCGAAAAAGTCATGGTTGAGATGGATTCTCTTGATGCTTGGACCATTGAAAGTGAGGTCAAGACAGTTCTTTCCAAACTTGGCATTGGTGATTTGACACAAAAAGTGGCTGATTTGTCAGGTGGTCTTCGCCGTCGTGTGCAATTGGCACAAGTCTTACTTGGAAATGCAGATTTATTGTTACTAGACGAGCCAACCAACCATTTGGACATTGATACGATTGCTTGGTTGACGAACTTTTTGACTAATACTAAAAAGACTGTCCTTTTTATCACCCATGACCGTTATTTTTTAGATAATGTGGCGACGCGTATCTTCGAATTGGCAGATAGTAACCTGACAGAATATCAGGGAAACTACCAAGATTATGTGCGCTTGCGTGCCGAACAAGACGAGCGTGATGTGGCTGCCATGCATAAGAAAAAACAGCTCTACAAACAAGAATTAGCCTGGATGCGCACTCAGCCTCAAGCTCGCGCGACTAAGCAACAGGCTCGTATCAATCGTTTTCAAGAATTGAAAAAAGATGTCCATCAGGATATTAGTTCGGAAGATTTGGAAATTAATTTTGAAACCAGCCGTATCGGAAAGAAAGTCATCAATTTTGAACACGTGGATTTTTCCTACGGTGCTACTAAACCCATCCTTTCTGATTTTAATCTGATTATCCAAAATAAGGATCGTATCGGGATTGTTGGGGACAATGGGGTTGGGAAGTCAACACTGCTTAACTTGATGACGGGTGACTTGACGCCAACGGCTGGTAAGTTAGTTATCGGTGAAACGATTCGAATTGGCTATTTCTCGCAACAAATTAAGGACATGGACGAGAGTAAACGTGTGATTTCATACCTACAAGAAGTGGCAGATGAAGTCAAAACAACAGTAGGGACAACTAGTGTTAGTGAGCTATTGGAACAATTTCTTTTTCCACGTTCAACGCATGGTACTCAGATTGCTAAATTATCAGGGGGTGAGAAAAAACGCCTTTATCTCTTGAAGATTTTGATCGAAAAACCCAATGTGCTTCTGCTGGACGAACCAACTAATGATTTGGATATTGCGACCTTAACCGTTTTAGAGAATTTCCTATCAGGATTTGCTGGGCCAGTGATTACAGTTAGTCATGACCGATACTTCTTGGATAAGGTTGCCAATAAAATCCTGGCTTTTGAAAATGGCGATATTAGAGCTTTTTATGGCAATTACACGGATTATCTCGATGAAAAGGCCTTTGAAACGAACAGCTCTGCCATGCTCGCCAAATCACAAGCGCCAAAGACAGAAAAAACGCGTCAAGAAAAGAAACGCATGTCCTATTTTGAAAAGCAAGAGTGGGCAAGTATCGAGGACGACATTGCCCAGTTAGAAGAAGCCATTGAAGCGATTGAGGCTGCTATGTTAGAGAATGCCAGCAATTATGGTGAATTGGCAACCTTACAGCGTGTCTTAGACGATAAAAATGAAGCGCTACTTGAAAAATACGAGCGTTATGAGTATTTGAGCGAGTTAGACGACTAA
- the licT gene encoding BglG family transcription antiterminator LicT, producing the protein MIIEKVYNNNVIQVKDDKDQELIVMGRGLGFQKKMGDEIDQSKIEKVFALQKGKLSSDLEDLYEQLPHDELTSFLQAIDCSEKALGVTFNSNLHLSLTDHLHFMLARVKQGITISNPLAWEVRKFYPKEYKVAQELLGRLGDDFGLSIDDDEASSIALHFINAQSENGDINQSRQTTRLVIDILEIVRLHFGKMVAEDSISYNRFVTHLQYFAQRVVNGLVQGSNDPFLYEQIKQNYPVSFSCTQKIAHYVKDNYEFEMSIDEKVYLTIHIQRMQDAR; encoded by the coding sequence ATGATCATCGAGAAAGTGTATAACAATAATGTGATTCAAGTGAAAGACGATAAGGACCAAGAATTGATTGTTATGGGAAGAGGTCTTGGTTTTCAGAAAAAGATGGGTGATGAAATTGATCAATCCAAGATTGAAAAGGTGTTTGCGCTTCAAAAAGGGAAATTGTCTTCTGATTTGGAGGATTTGTATGAGCAATTGCCACATGACGAGTTAACTAGTTTCCTGCAGGCCATTGATTGTTCGGAAAAAGCATTGGGTGTTACTTTTAATAGTAACCTACACCTATCGTTGACAGATCATTTGCATTTTATGTTAGCGCGGGTAAAGCAGGGAATTACGATTTCTAACCCTCTAGCCTGGGAAGTTCGTAAATTTTATCCTAAGGAATATAAAGTAGCGCAAGAATTACTAGGTCGTCTAGGTGATGATTTTGGTTTATCTATTGACGATGATGAAGCTTCTTCCATTGCTTTGCATTTTATTAATGCTCAAAGTGAAAATGGCGACATTAACCAGTCGCGACAGACGACTCGATTGGTGATTGATATTTTAGAGATTGTTCGATTACATTTTGGAAAAATGGTAGCGGAAGATAGTATCTCTTATAATCGTTTTGTAACCCATTTGCAGTATTTTGCGCAGCGTGTGGTGAATGGGTTGGTTCAAGGTTCCAATGATCCCTTCTTGTATGAGCAAATTAAGCAGAATTATCCGGTGAGTTTTAGTTGTACTCAAAAAATTGCCCACTACGTGAAGGACAATTATGAGTTCGAGATGAGTATTGATGAAAAGGTGTATCTGACGATTCACATTCAACGCATGCAAGATGCTCGGTAA